The genomic window CACAGACAAAGGAGCCCTCACCGCCTCCGGTGACTTTGACGGCCTGGGTTTTGATGATGCCTTTGATCGTATCGCCGCACGTCTTGAGGAGCTGGGCGCCGGCAAGGTCACCACGCAGTATCGTCTGCGGGACTGGGGCGTTTCACGGCAGCGGTACTGGGGAACCCCCATACCCATGCTCAATCTTGCCGACGGCGGTGAAATCCCGATTCCGGCCCATCGCCTGCCTTCATTGCTCCCCGAAGACGTGGTCATGGACGGCGTGGCATCGCCAATCAAGGCGGACCCCGAATGGCGAAAGTTTGACCTCGATGGTCAGAGCTGCGAGCGGGAGACGGACACCTTTGACACCTTTGTACAGTCCTCCTGGTATTACGCACGCTTTACCTGCCCGGAGTTTGCCGACGGCATGCTGGACAAGGAAAAGGCCGACTACTGGTTACCCGTGGACCAGTACGTGGGGGGTATTGAGCACGCAATCCTGCACCTGCTTTACGCGCGCTTTTTTCACAAGCTCATGCGTGACGAGGGCCTGCTGAGCTCTGACGAGCCTTTTACCCGCCTCCTGACCCAGGGCATGGTGCTCAAAGACGGCGCCAAAATGTCCAAGTCCAAGGGCAACACCGTCGATCCCCAGTCCCTCATTGACAGCCACGGCGCCGATACCGTGCGTCTTTTCAGTCTCTTCGCCGCGCCGCCGGACCAGTCCCTGGAGTGGTCCGAAGACGGTGTAGAAGGCGCCCAGCGCTTTGTAAAACGCCTGTGGCGACTCGTCCACGAACACACGGATCAGGGCCCCGCGCCCGCATTGGACAGCGCTGCGCTGAACGATGGAGAGCGTGATGTCCGGCGCAAGATCCACGAAACCATCGCCAAGGTCAGTGACGATATGGGCCGGCGCCAGACTTTCAACACCGCCATCGCCGCGGTCATGGAACTGTGTAATGAGCTCAGTCGTCTGACGATCGATGGTCCCCAGTCCCGCGCGGTCATGCAGGAAGGGCTGGATGCCGTGGTCCGAATGCTGGTACCCATCGTTCCTCACATCTGTCATCACCTGTGGGGAATTTTAGGCGGTGAGGGCGACGTCACCTATGCAGACTGGCCCGTGGTAGACGAATCCGCGCTGGTACGTGACACGCTGGAGATCGTGGTGCAGGTGAACGGCAAGGTTCGCGCCCGCATGGATATTGCGGCGGATGCCGACAAAGACGCCGTGGAAGCGGCCGCACTCAAGGCCGAGAACGCCCAGCGCTTTATTGAGGGTAAAACCATACGCAAGGTGATCGTCGTACCGGGCAAGCTTGTGAATATTGTG from Congregibacter litoralis KT71 includes these protein-coding regions:
- the leuS gene encoding leucine--tRNA ligase, which codes for MEHYYDPQRIERDAQTFWNENRSFAARDTLEGDKFYCLSMFPYPSGKLHMGHVRNYSISDAIARYQRMLGKNVLHPMGWDAFGLPAENAAIANKTAPAKWTYSNIGHMREQLKALGFSFDWDRELATCTPEYYRWEQWFFTRLYEKGLVYKKMATVNWDPVDQTVLANEQVIDGRGWRSGALIERREIPQWFIRITAYAEELLKDLDTLEGWPEPVRIMQRNWIGKSRGVELAFGLKEAIAGQERIEVYTTRPDTLFGVTYVSLAAEHPISLALAENNPALGQFIQECKKASVAEADMAQAEKRGMDTGLRAVHPLTGEEVPVWVANYVLMDYGSGAVMAVPAHDERDYEFASKYELPIKTVICDAQGQAADVSEAAHTDKGALTASGDFDGLGFDDAFDRIAARLEELGAGKVTTQYRLRDWGVSRQRYWGTPIPMLNLADGGEIPIPAHRLPSLLPEDVVMDGVASPIKADPEWRKFDLDGQSCERETDTFDTFVQSSWYYARFTCPEFADGMLDKEKADYWLPVDQYVGGIEHAILHLLYARFFHKLMRDEGLLSSDEPFTRLLTQGMVLKDGAKMSKSKGNTVDPQSLIDSHGADTVRLFSLFAAPPDQSLEWSEDGVEGAQRFVKRLWRLVHEHTDQGPAPALDSAALNDGERDVRRKIHETIAKVSDDMGRRQTFNTAIAAVMELCNELSRLTIDGPQSRAVMQEGLDAVVRMLVPIVPHICHHLWGILGGEGDVTYADWPVVDESALVRDTLEIVVQVNGKVRARMDIAADADKDAVEAAALKAENAQRFIEGKTIRKVIVVPGKLVNIVVG